In the genome of Fusobacterium necrogenes, one region contains:
- a CDS encoding LPS export ABC transporter periplasmic protein LptC — translation MDKKKIIYGIIAIIVVILGYFNYFGEEKDLSELEQVIETTNVTYKNEDYIVEAELQKDYVKENETGFEKAKAKVNDMLISGDNVFIDKLRNLALKNNILGISPNGWSFKAETADYNKLKDEIKSTTGVTATNEKRGIKISGKNFITDSKMSYIELTEDVTLENESVAIKGDKGEYSDLTKIVVLSDNITLEGRGDNLGLVDGNFKTLKYNSESRILEAWEPFDILYKGIKLSAESLYFKEDTEALKISKNVVIETNGFKIYVDRLDKKDNSEIIKIAGKIKGSDGVYSFEGDKGEYNTESKILTILGNIKGNSTKGEKLFGDRLVYNTESKLMTFYAEKNVKYSSEDGELVAKIFSYNTETKEMNTDGAYTFIGPKYESKGKNLYYNERTKDIKITDGYLLDKNKNQKLSGKNIAHNLITQDSSIVGKALMEDEKYSLSSESIIYTGIDKNAKINGEYIVKSQDSGMKLYGKDAIYNQGNGEFLSAGNVKLQNGNYMANGTDLTYNTKTGLGKLGSSIEIVNPKDNIRITGDTFSFKNGEYLEIAGNLHMEGENVIVDSEVAKYDLRDKNIYIPEKIDFKTKDGKTYGIMSNGVYYPKGSKFVGDNFNGKSNTATLTSKKMTYFSQEEKALFKGKVLMKDTDFVFKGESVEYYPKTEVIKSLEKYVVDYRDFVFKGDNGVFNNKTGILDGNRSDITSINGDRFISDKVHGDLNEMIIDFTGNVNGHVNDEGVITTFSGEFSRVYFKNVGKYEILRSEIRDNAVFIQDNKKLESDYIEVDSNRNLLFSNENTKFTLVDEINGQITIESAVAEIDIKRDLAILIGNVHIKNNNPEYGLSEVTADRGIIKQKVGTVELIGKVKIENNESIVQADRGIYNMNTKKIKASGNVYVDYKK, via the coding sequence ATGGATAAAAAAAAGATAATATATGGAATCATAGCTATTATAGTTGTGATATTAGGATATTTTAATTACTTTGGAGAAGAAAAAGATTTAAGTGAGTTAGAGCAAGTAATAGAGACAACTAATGTAACTTATAAAAATGAAGATTATATTGTAGAAGCTGAGTTACAAAAAGATTATGTAAAAGAAAATGAAACAGGATTTGAAAAGGCTAAGGCAAAAGTAAATGATATGTTAATCTCTGGGGATAATGTATTTATTGATAAATTAAGAAATTTAGCTTTGAAAAATAATATCTTAGGAATAAGTCCAAATGGTTGGAGCTTTAAGGCTGAAACTGCTGATTACAATAAGCTTAAAGATGAGATAAAATCTACTACTGGTGTAACTGCTACAAATGAGAAAAGAGGTATAAAAATATCTGGGAAAAATTTTATAACTGATTCTAAGATGAGTTATATAGAACTTACTGAGGATGTGACATTAGAAAATGAAAGTGTAGCTATAAAAGGAGATAAAGGTGAATACAGTGATTTGACAAAGATTGTTGTACTTTCTGATAATATTACTCTTGAAGGTAGGGGAGATAATCTAGGGCTAGTAGATGGAAATTTTAAGACTTTGAAATATAATTCAGAAAGTAGAATATTAGAGGCTTGGGAACCATTTGACATTCTGTATAAGGGGATAAAGTTATCAGCAGAATCTCTATATTTTAAAGAGGATACAGAGGCATTAAAAATTTCTAAAAATGTTGTAATAGAAACTAATGGATTTAAGATTTATGTAGATAGATTAGATAAGAAAGATAATAGTGAAATAATAAAAATTGCTGGAAAAATAAAAGGTAGTGATGGGGTTTACTCTTTTGAAGGAGATAAGGGAGAGTACAATACTGAAAGTAAAATCTTAACTATCTTAGGAAATATAAAGGGAAATTCAACTAAGGGAGAGAAGTTATTTGGAGATAGATTGGTCTACAATACAGAGAGTAAACTCATGACTTTTTATGCAGAAAAAAATGTGAAGTATTCTTCAGAAGATGGAGAGTTAGTAGCAAAAATTTTTAGTTATAACACTGAAACTAAAGAGATGAATACAGATGGAGCCTATACTTTTATCGGACCTAAGTATGAGAGTAAAGGAAAAAATCTCTATTATAATGAGAGAACAAAAGATATAAAAATAACAGATGGGTATCTTTTAGATAAGAATAAAAATCAAAAACTTAGTGGAAAAAATATAGCTCATAATTTGATAACACAAGATAGTTCTATAGTTGGAAAGGCACTCATGGAAGATGAAAAATATTCCCTTTCGAGTGAGAGTATTATCTATACAGGAATAGATAAAAATGCTAAAATAAATGGTGAATATATTGTCAAATCTCAAGATAGTGGAATGAAACTTTATGGAAAAGATGCTATTTATAATCAAGGAAATGGTGAATTCTTAAGTGCTGGCAATGTAAAATTACAAAATGGAAACTATATGGCTAATGGAACAGATCTTACTTATAATACAAAAACTGGATTAGGAAAATTGGGAAGTAGTATAGAGATAGTAAATCCTAAAGACAACATAAGAATAACTGGGGATACTTTCTCTTTCAAAAATGGAGAGTATTTAGAGATAGCTGGAAATCTTCATATGGAAGGGGAAAATGTCATTGTAGATTCAGAGGTAGCTAAATATGACTTAAGGGATAAAAATATCTACATTCCAGAAAAAATAGATTTTAAGACGAAAGATGGAAAAACTTATGGTATAATGAGTAATGGAGTTTACTATCCAAAGGGTTCAAAATTTGTTGGAGATAATTTCAATGGTAAGAGTAATACAGCAACTCTTACAAGTAAGAAGATGACGTATTTTTCTCAAGAGGAGAAAGCGTTATTTAAAGGTAAGGTATTGATGAAAGATACAGATTTTGTATTCAAGGGAGAGAGTGTTGAATACTATCCAAAAACTGAAGTGATAAAATCATTAGAGAAATATGTTGTTGATTATAGAGATTTTGTATTTAAAGGCGATAATGGAGTCTTTAATAATAAAACTGGAATTCTAGATGGAAATAGATCTGATATCACTAGTATAAATGGAGATAGATTTATTTCAGATAAGGTTCATGGAGATTTAAATGAGATGATAATTGATTTTACTGGAAATGTAAATGGACATGTAAATGATGAGGGAGTTATCACAACATTTAGTGGGGAATTTTCAAGAGTTTATTTTAAAAATGTTGGAAAGTATGAAATACTAAGAAGTGAGATAAGAGATAATGCTGTATTTATTCAAGATAATAAAAAATTAGAATCTGACTATATAGAGGTAGATTCTAATAGAAACTTACTTTTTTCTAATGAGAATACAAAATTTACTCTAGTAGATGAGATAAATGGACAGATAACTATAGAATCGGCAGTGGCAGAGATAGATATAAAAAGAGATCTAGCTATATTGATAGGAAATGTTCATATTAAAAATAATAATCCTGAATATGGTTTGAGTGAGGTAACAGCAGATAGAGGGATAATCAAGCAAAAAGTTGGAACAGTAGAGTTAATAGGAAAGGTAAAAATAGAGAATAATGAGTCAATAGTACAGGCAGACAGAGGAATTTATAATATGAATACTAAGAAAATAAAAGCTTCTGGAAATGTTTATGTAGACTATAAGAAATAA
- the mutS gene encoding DNA mismatch repair protein MutS has product MAETPLMSQYREIKSQYTDSILLFRLGDFYEMFFDDAVTASKELGLTLTSRNREKDLDIPLAGVPYHSVASYIAKLVAKGYKVAICDQVEDPKSAKGIVKREVTRIITPGTVIDTDFLDEKSNNYLMGIKITDEYVALAYIDITTGEFKASEIYGKESFFKLLGEINKVAPKEILLDEASYDRYIEEFKKHNSLSEIKFTKTVERKKADSYLKDYFKVISLESYGLKDKKGAIKASAMVLEYVVELQKGKELPITSLSYINSEKVMELNITTQRNLDIVDNYRERNSAGTLLWVLDECMTSMGSRLLKKFLKNPLLDVEKIKKRQEDVGYFIENVLLREEIREKLKDIYDIERILGKLILETENGRDLIALKKSIKNSLEIYKLLKGNSLFEIDIKVLVEIYNIIEKAIVDEPPFSIREGGVIRSGYNADLDELHGISKDGKDYILEIENRERERTGIKGLKIKYNKVFGYFIEVTKVNSALVPEDYIRKQTLANAERYIVADLKEYEEKVLNAKERIETLEYHLFKELTAEIKKYREDLQNLAYKVAYLDVITDFSHIAIKNSYVRPDVDDGGDIEIIAGRHPVIEKLIPVGEFVKNNIVFDDKREIIILTGPNMSGKSTYMKQTALIIIMAHIGSYVPANYAKIGLVDKIFTRVGASDDLLTGQSTFMLEMSEVANIVNSATKKSFIILDEIGRGTSTFDGISIATAITEYIHEKIGAKTIFATHYHELTQLEDKLEKSENFRIEVKEDENEIIFLREIVKGGADKSYGIEVARLAGLPKEILERSKAILKRLEERKEIVEKNLGGEQLLLFGNIASQNKECSKKETPKIGELTKEQKIVMRVLDEIEPEKLTPLEALLKLNELKKILNGS; this is encoded by the coding sequence ATGGCAGAAACGCCGCTTATGAGTCAATATAGAGAGATAAAATCCCAATATACAGATAGTATATTATTATTTAGACTTGGTGATTTTTATGAAATGTTTTTTGATGATGCTGTTACAGCTTCAAAGGAGTTAGGACTTACTCTAACAAGTAGAAACAGAGAAAAAGATTTAGATATACCATTAGCTGGTGTACCCTACCATTCAGTGGCTTCATACATAGCTAAACTTGTGGCTAAAGGGTATAAAGTAGCTATATGTGATCAAGTAGAAGATCCAAAGTCAGCCAAGGGAATAGTAAAAAGAGAAGTTACTCGAATAATCACACCTGGAACAGTTATAGATACTGATTTTTTAGATGAAAAAAGTAATAACTATCTGATGGGTATAAAAATAACAGATGAGTATGTGGCATTGGCCTATATTGATATTACTACTGGTGAGTTTAAAGCTAGCGAAATATATGGAAAAGAGAGTTTTTTTAAGTTATTAGGGGAGATAAATAAAGTTGCACCTAAGGAGATACTTTTAGATGAAGCATCTTATGATAGATATATAGAGGAATTTAAAAAACATAATTCACTGAGTGAGATAAAGTTTACTAAGACTGTAGAAAGGAAAAAAGCCGATTCATATCTAAAGGATTATTTTAAAGTAATATCTTTAGAAAGCTATGGTTTGAAGGATAAAAAAGGAGCGATAAAAGCTTCAGCCATGGTATTAGAATATGTAGTAGAACTACAAAAAGGGAAGGAGCTACCTATTACAAGTTTGAGCTATATCAATAGTGAAAAAGTGATGGAACTAAATATTACAACGCAGAGGAATTTAGATATAGTGGATAATTATAGGGAAAGAAATAGTGCTGGAACTCTTTTGTGGGTATTAGATGAATGTATGACATCTATGGGAAGTAGATTATTAAAAAAATTTTTAAAAAACCCACTTCTAGATGTAGAAAAGATAAAAAAAAGACAAGAAGATGTAGGTTATTTTATAGAGAATGTACTTTTGAGAGAAGAGATTAGAGAAAAATTAAAAGATATCTATGATATTGAAAGAATATTAGGAAAACTTATTTTAGAAACAGAAAATGGTAGAGATCTAATAGCATTGAAAAAATCTATAAAAAACTCTCTAGAGATATATAAGCTTTTAAAAGGAAATTCTCTTTTTGAGATAGATATAAAAGTTCTTGTAGAGATCTATAATATTATAGAAAAAGCCATAGTAGATGAGCCACCTTTTTCAATAAGAGAGGGAGGAGTAATAAGATCAGGTTATAATGCAGACCTTGATGAGTTACATGGAATATCTAAAGACGGAAAAGATTATATTTTAGAGATAGAGAATAGAGAAAGAGAAAGAACAGGAATAAAGGGGCTTAAGATAAAATATAATAAGGTGTTTGGATACTTCATTGAGGTAACTAAGGTAAACTCAGCCTTAGTACCAGAAGATTATATCAGAAAGCAGACTCTGGCTAATGCAGAGAGATATATAGTTGCTGATCTAAAGGAATATGAGGAAAAAGTATTAAATGCTAAGGAAAGAATAGAGACTTTAGAGTACCATCTATTTAAGGAGTTGACAGCAGAAATAAAAAAATATAGAGAGGACCTACAAAATTTAGCTTACAAGGTAGCTTATTTAGATGTGATTACAGATTTTTCACATATAGCTATAAAAAATTCCTATGTGCGGCCAGATGTAGATGATGGAGGAGATATAGAGATAATAGCTGGAAGGCATCCAGTCATAGAAAAATTAATACCAGTTGGAGAATTTGTAAAAAATAATATAGTTTTTGATGATAAAAGAGAGATAATAATTCTTACGGGACCTAATATGTCTGGTAAATCTACATATATGAAACAAACAGCTCTTATAATAATAATGGCACATATAGGGTCATATGTTCCAGCTAACTATGCAAAGATTGGACTTGTAGATAAGATATTTACTAGGGTTGGTGCTAGTGATGATTTGCTTACTGGACAGTCTACCTTTATGTTGGAGATGAGTGAAGTAGCTAATATAGTTAATAGTGCTACTAAAAAGTCTTTCATTATTTTAGATGAAATAGGAAGAGGAACTTCTACTTTTGATGGTATCTCAATAGCTACAGCTATTACAGAATATATTCATGAGAAAATTGGAGCCAAGACAATATTTGCTACACATTATCATGAGCTTACTCAGCTTGAAGATAAACTTGAAAAATCTGAAAATTTTAGAATAGAAGTAAAGGAAGATGAAAATGAGATAATTTTCTTAAGAGAAATAGTAAAAGGTGGAGCAGATAAATCTTATGGAATAGAAGTTGCAAGACTTGCAGGTTTGCCAAAAGAGATACTAGAAAGATCAAAAGCTATTTTAAAAAGATTAGAGGAAAGAAAAGAAATAGTTGAAAAAAATCTTGGTGGGGAGCAATTACTTTTATTTGGAAATATCGCTTCACAAAATAAAGAATGTTCAAAAAAAGAGACTCCTAAAATAGGAGAGTTAACTAAAGAACAAAAGATAGTAATGCGAGTATTAGATGAAATAGAACCTGAAAAATTAACACCATTGGAGGCATTATTAAAGCTTAATGAGTTGAAAAAAATATTAAATGGGAGTTAA
- the dusB gene encoding tRNA dihydrouridine synthase DusB, with product MIKIYIAPIAGVTDYTYRGILKEFNPDMLFTEMVSINAMECAAEKTLRVILRLREGDSVQLFGKDIPKMVESAKAIEKMGVKHIDINSGCPVKKITSNGYGSALMANPDHIRAILSELRSALNDDTGLSIKIRAGYKEFKNPVEIAKIAEEVGCKHITVHGRTREQMYTGKADWDIIKAVKESVGIPVIGNGDIFTAEDAKERIEHSGVDGVMLARGIFGNPWLIRDIREYLEYGRVLHPITSLDRINMAIEHTKRTQFDHPERPFIFELRKHICWYLKGIRNSNPIKDKINHTDKYEEVLDLLNILKAEIEKEGVEE from the coding sequence ATGATAAAAATATACATAGCTCCAATAGCTGGAGTTACTGATTATACATATAGAGGAATATTAAAAGAATTTAATCCAGATATGCTATTTACAGAGATGGTAAGTATTAATGCCATGGAGTGTGCTGCAGAGAAAACTTTAAGAGTCATATTAAGACTTAGAGAAGGAGATTCTGTTCAACTATTTGGAAAAGATATACCTAAAATGGTAGAGAGTGCTAAAGCCATTGAAAAAATGGGAGTAAAACATATAGATATTAATTCTGGTTGTCCTGTAAAAAAGATCACAAGTAATGGGTATGGGTCAGCATTAATGGCAAATCCAGATCATATAAGAGCTATATTATCGGAGCTGAGAAGTGCCCTTAATGATGATACTGGATTATCTATCAAGATAAGAGCTGGATATAAGGAGTTTAAAAACCCAGTAGAGATAGCAAAAATAGCAGAAGAAGTTGGATGTAAACATATTACTGTTCATGGAAGAACTAGAGAACAGATGTATACTGGTAAAGCTGATTGGGATATAATTAAGGCAGTTAAGGAAAGTGTAGGTATTCCTGTAATAGGAAATGGAGATATATTTACAGCTGAGGATGCTAAGGAAAGAATAGAGCATTCAGGAGTTGATGGAGTGATGTTAGCTAGGGGAATATTTGGTAATCCTTGGTTAATAAGAGATATTAGAGAATATTTAGAATATGGAAGAGTTTTACACCCTATAACTTCATTAGATAGAATAAATATGGCAATAGAACATACTAAAAGAACTCAGTTTGATCATCCAGAAAGACCTTTTATATTTGAACTTAGAAAACATATTTGTTGGTATTTAAAAGGGATAAGAAATTCAAATCCAATTAAAGATAAGATAAATCACACTGATAAGTACGAAGAGGTTTTAGACTTATTGAATATATTAAAAGCTGAAATAGAAAAAGAGGGAGTTGAAGAGTAA
- a CDS encoding peptidylprolyl isomerase, whose translation MVLNAKIKTAKGDINLKLFPEVAPITVTNFVHLAKRGYYNGLKFHRVIADFMIQGGDPTGTGAGGPGYQFGDEFKEGVVFDKKGLLAMANAGPNTNGSQFFITHVPTEWLNYKHTIFGEVVSEADQKVVDSIAQGDVMETVEISGDVDTFLKSQAEMVKNIDEILAQTMPELGK comes from the coding sequence ATAGTATTAAATGCTAAAATAAAGACAGCTAAGGGAGATATTAACTTAAAATTATTCCCAGAGGTTGCTCCTATTACAGTTACTAACTTTGTACATCTAGCAAAAAGAGGGTATTATAATGGATTAAAATTCCACAGAGTGATAGCTGATTTTATGATTCAAGGAGGAGATCCAACAGGAACAGGTGCTGGAGGACCTGGATACCAATTTGGAGATGAGTTCAAAGAGGGAGTAGTATTTGATAAAAAAGGATTATTGGCAATGGCTAATGCTGGACCAAATACAAATGGATCACAGTTTTTTATTACTCATGTACCTACTGAGTGGTTAAATTATAAACATACTATTTTTGGAGAAGTTGTATCTGAAGCTGATCAGAAGGTAGTAGATAGCATAGCTCAAGGAGATGTAATGGAAACTGTTGAAATCTCTGGAGATGTAGATACTTTCTTAAAATCTCAAGCTGAAATGGTAAAAAATATAGATGAAATTTTAGCTCAAACTATGCCAGAATTAGGAAAATAA
- a CDS encoding THUMP domain-containing class I SAM-dependent RNA methyltransferase produces MTDKLTLIASATMGVESIVRDECVALGFENVKAFNGRVEFEGTLRDIAKANIHLRCADRVFIKMGEFRALTFDELFNNIKRLPWGDLIEENGEFPVSWVSSVKSKLFSKSDIQKITKKAIVEKMKERYGKSYFYEDGAKFAIKIQAHNDIFLVMVDTSGEGLHKRGYRAIKNEAPIKETMAAALVLLSKWKGGELPLVDPMCGTGTLLIEAAMIARNIAPGANRNFVSEAWKLIPENDWIDVRDEAFSMEDYEKEVKIFGSDIDADTVEIAKKNIVKAGVESDIQLKCQNFLDIERDEEYGALLTNPPYGDRLLDDESVERLYGLLGDICRMRLPKWSYYIITSYEGFEKAFGKRATKNRKLYNGGIECHYYQYYGEKNAKKRV; encoded by the coding sequence ATGACGGATAAGTTAACATTGATAGCATCTGCCACTATGGGAGTAGAGAGTATAGTAAGAGATGAGTGTGTGGCGTTAGGTTTTGAAAATGTCAAGGCTTTCAATGGAAGAGTTGAATTTGAAGGAACACTTAGGGATATAGCCAAGGCAAATATACACCTGAGGTGTGCTGATAGAGTTTTTATAAAAATGGGAGAGTTTAGAGCTCTTACTTTTGATGAGTTATTTAATAACATAAAAAGGCTTCCGTGGGGAGATCTCATTGAAGAAAATGGAGAGTTTCCAGTAAGTTGGGTAAGTTCAGTAAAGTCTAAACTTTTTTCTAAATCAGATATACAAAAAATTACTAAAAAAGCTATTGTAGAGAAGATGAAAGAGAGATATGGGAAGAGTTATTTCTATGAAGATGGAGCAAAGTTTGCTATAAAGATTCAAGCTCATAATGATATTTTTTTAGTAATGGTAGATACAAGTGGAGAAGGATTACATAAAAGAGGATATAGAGCTATAAAAAACGAAGCTCCTATAAAAGAGACAATGGCTGCTGCTTTAGTCCTACTTTCAAAATGGAAGGGTGGAGAGCTACCATTAGTTGATCCTATGTGTGGAACTGGAACCTTACTCATAGAAGCAGCTATGATAGCTAGAAATATAGCTCCAGGAGCAAATAGAAACTTTGTTTCTGAAGCTTGGAAGCTCATTCCTGAAAATGATTGGATAGATGTTAGAGATGAGGCTTTTTCAATGGAAGATTATGAAAAAGAGGTAAAAATTTTTGGCTCTGATATAGATGCTGATACAGTTGAGATAGCTAAAAAAAATATAGTAAAAGCTGGAGTAGAATCTGATATACAACTTAAGTGTCAAAACTTCTTAGATATTGAAAGAGATGAGGAGTATGGAGCCTTACTTACAAATCCACCATATGGGGATAGACTTCTAGATGATGAGTCAGTAGAGAGATTGTATGGATTACTAGGAGATATTTGTAGAATGAGGTTACCTAAGTGGTCATACTACATAATCACATCTTATGAAGGTTTTGAAAAAGCTTTTGGAAAGAGAGCTACAAAGAACAGAAAATTGTATAATGGTGGGATAGAATGTCACTATTATCAGTATTACGGAGAGAAAAATGCAAAGAAAAGAGTGTAA